The stretch of DNA CATTGAGTCGTTGGTGAAGGGGCGCTCCGATCTGCGTCGTGAGCGCACCCGTTCGCGGGATATGCTGATTGAAGTGGCTGAGCAGCTGCAGGGCCTGACGGCCCGCGCCGAGCAGGACGCCGCGCAGAGCAAAACGCCGGTGGCGGTGGTGACGCCCAAGCCGGTGTCCACCATGGTCAAAGGCAAGAAGGTGATTTTCCGGCGCTTGCCGCTGGAGGCCAGCCGTCAAAGCGCCTTGGTCTAAGCTGCGCCGATGCGCAGGCGTTGATCTGTCCGGCGACCGTGCAACACGGTCGCCGGACGGTCGCGTCAGTGGGCCAGACGCTTGTACTTGATGCGGTGGGGCTGATCGGCCGCATCGCCCAGACGTTTCTTCAAATCCGCATGGTAGTCCTGATAGTTACCCTCACAGAACACCACCTGTGACTCGCCCTCGAACGCCAGAATGTGCGTACAGATACGATCCAGGAACCAACGGTCATGGGACACCACCACGGCGCTGCCCGGGAACTCCAACAGCGCCGTCTCCAGCGCCTGCAGGGTCTCCACATCCAGATCGTTGGTGGGTTCGTCCAGCAGCAACAGGTTGCCGTTCTCCTGCACCAGTTTGGCCAGGTGCAGACGGTTGCGCTCACCGCCGGAGAGGAACTTCACTTTCTTCTGCTGATCGCCGCCCTTGAAGTTGAACCAGCTCACATAGGCGCGGGAGTTGATCTCGCGATCACCCAGGGTGACGATGTCCTGATCGCCGGAGATCTCCTCCCACACGGTTTTGTCGCCGTCCAGCGCATCGCGGGACTGGTCCACATAGGTGAGCTTCACGGTTTCGCCGAGGATCATCTCCCCCGCATCAGGTTTCTCCTGTCCGGTGAGCATGCGCAGGAAGGTGGTCTTACCACTGCCGTTGGCGCCGATGATGCCCAGAATGCCCCCTTTGGGGATCATGAAGTTCAGGTCCTCCATCAGCAGGCGCTCGCCAAAGCCTTTGCTCAGACCCTTGGCTTCGATCACCACATCGCCCAGACGCGGCCCCGGCGGAATGAACAGGGACTGGGTGTCTTTGCGCTTTTCACGATGCTGGCTGGCCAACTCCTCGTAGGCGGCCAGACGCGCCTTGCTCTTGGCCTGACGCGCTTTGGGCGAGGAGCGCACCCACTCCAACTCGGCGCCGAGGCGCTTGCGGCGGGACTCGTCCTCTTTCTTCTCCTGCGCCAGACGCGCCTCCTTCTGCTCCAGCCAGGAGGAGTAGTTGCCCTTCCAGGGGATGCCCGCGCCGCGGTCCAGCTCCAAAATCCAACCGGCGACATTATCCAGGAAGTAGCGATCGTGGGTCACCGCCACCACGGTGCCGGGGTAC from Magnetofaba australis IT-1 encodes:
- the ettA gene encoding energy-dependent translational throttle protein EttA, with the translated sequence MASYQYIYTMQRVTKTVGPQKTAILKDITLAFLPGAKIGVLGLNGSGKSTLMRIMAGIDTEIGGDAKPADGVKVGYLSQEPELDPDKGVRGNVEEGVAEVKALVDRFNEVSAKFAEEMTDDEMNALIAEQGELQEEIDRLDAWDLDRKLEIAADALRLPPWDADISKLSGGEKRRVALCRLLLSQPDMLLLDEPTNHLDAESVAWLERFLDEYPGTVVAVTHDRYFLDNVAGWILELDRGAGIPWKGNYSSWLEQKEARLAQEKKEDESRRKRLGAELEWVRSSPKARQAKSKARLAAYEELASQHREKRKDTQSLFIPPGPRLGDVVIEAKGLSKGFGERLLMEDLNFMIPKGGILGIIGANGSGKTTFLRMLTGQEKPDAGEMILGETVKLTYVDQSRDALDGDKTVWEEISGDQDIVTLGDREINSRAYVSWFNFKGGDQQKKVKFLSGGERNRLHLAKLVQENGNLLLLDEPTNDLDVETLQALETALLEFPGSAVVVSHDRWFLDRICTHILAFEGESQVVFCEGNYQDYHADLKKRLGDAADQPHRIKYKRLAH